Proteins encoded by one window of Musa acuminata AAA Group cultivar baxijiao chromosome BXJ2-9, Cavendish_Baxijiao_AAA, whole genome shotgun sequence:
- the LOC103996756 gene encoding tetrapyrrole-binding protein, chloroplastic, with the protein MPHLFSLSHLPAFLPSLTTTSPMATSSLQSLHRSFHHHNFTTSPDSIFFKPTKSFKLFFNLSPSSSSLTTTSASSVVPSTAGAAAAATPFDVLASHLSSSDFRQADEETRRLLIALAGEAAQKRGYVFFSEVQFIPAADLQEIDQLWRRHSGGRFGYGVQRRLWEKSGRDFTRFFIRMGWMKRLVTEVEQYGYRSFPGEFLWELKDDTPEGHLPLTNALRGTQLLRSILTHPAFEESESEEGEEQSEEGGGTGMEEAEEKEKDKEKPKLKGARRSLKPDYSF; encoded by the coding sequence ATGCCACACTTATTCTCGCTCTCACACCTGCCGGCATTCCTCCCCTCCCTGACCACCACCTCTCCAATGGCCACTTCCTCCCTCCAATCCCTCCATCGATCCTTCCACCACCATAACTTCACCACCTCTCCCGACTCTATCTTCTTCAAGCCGACCAAATCCTTCAAGCTGTTCTTCAACCTctccccctcctcttcctccctgaCCACCACCTCGGCCAGTAGCGTGGTACCATCCACCGCAGGCGCAGCTGCCGCGGCCACGCCATTCGACGTCCTCGCCAGCCACCTGTCGTCGAGCGACTTCCGACAGGCCGACGAGGAGACGCGCCGCCTCCTCATCGCGCTCGCCGGGGAGGCCGCGCAGAAGCGGGGGTACGTGTTCTTCTCGGAGGTGCAGTTCATACCGGCTGCGGACCTCCAGGAGATCGACCAGCTGTGGCGCCGGCACAGCGGTGGCCGCTTCGGGTATGGCGTGCAGCGGCGGCTGTGGGAGAAGTCGGGCCGCGACTTCACGCGCTTCTTCATCCGGATGGGGTGGATGAAGCGGCTGGTCACGGAGGTGGAGCAGTACGGGTACCGGTCCTTCCCCGGCGAGTTCCTGTGGGAGCTCAAGGACGACACACCGGAGGGGCACCTTCCGCTGACCAACGCCCTCAGGGGGACTCAGCTTCTCCGCAGCATTCTGACACACCCTGCGTTTGAGGAGAGCGAGTCTGAGGAAGGGGAAGAGCAGAGTGAGGAAGGAGGTGGGACGGGCATGGAGGAggcggaagagaaggagaaggacaaGGAGAAGCCAAAGCTCAAGGGCGCCAGGAGAAGCCTCAAACCTGACTACTCCTTTTAG